In one Halosimplex halophilum genomic region, the following are encoded:
- a CDS encoding phage portal protein — protein sequence MSSDTADDGQKVAINVEGVGGGPALSKVDSSTQLPDRRIRTRGHGIRPPYNPDRLASFLEFNETHATAVRKKSRYEVGFGFDIVPASGLDAEEADDQQRAVAEDFWRGSDSKWLTAPQQKAEPVSPEEVKELARQDHHSIGWECLEVLTNAEGVPVGLAHVPANTVRVRKPQAQFDQPRHPEDGRFVDGEVAEHASRGYVQVRDGRRRYFGQFGDRYRGREPTIQGGEGDPTVTYTNDPDDDREPLFVDPESGDVAVGDAGQLDNGPANELIFIRNPSPIEQDYGVPDWVSAIRTMSADEAAKDYNRDFFDNDTIPRFVIKVIGGELSEESRRDLKQMLDGLREESHRALILEVEKFLDSEIDEEVDIELEPLGQGISEEMDFREFRKKNEHEIAKVHEVPPILIGVTETSNRSNSEAQVQDFARNVIAPEQHKFAQRLYATIHQTALGVDDWTIEYELRGADQPEQDAKLAEQRVRSMRLAGVGLVNEAREELGLEPFPEDDPRSDMTLAEFEAEVGDDGGGETEAARALDEPPEDHKIGEREWSAVEADLATKDAIETAQFDSSNLDEGLYDYDEQELYLSFKREEGQNSLYAYVDVPATEWSGLTSASSHGSYHYDSIRLEFPYIEITNFHDRLPEGPAPAADEVPDDVPSDI from the coding sequence ATGAGCTCGGACACAGCTGACGACGGCCAGAAGGTAGCGATCAACGTCGAGGGCGTCGGCGGCGGGCCCGCGCTCTCGAAGGTGGACAGCAGCACGCAGCTGCCCGACCGCCGGATCCGGACGCGGGGACACGGAATCCGCCCGCCGTACAACCCCGACCGGCTGGCGTCGTTCCTGGAGTTCAACGAGACGCACGCGACGGCGGTCCGCAAGAAGTCCCGGTACGAGGTCGGGTTCGGGTTCGACATCGTCCCGGCGTCCGGCCTCGACGCCGAGGAGGCCGACGACCAGCAGCGGGCGGTCGCCGAGGACTTCTGGCGTGGGTCCGATTCGAAGTGGCTCACGGCCCCCCAGCAGAAGGCCGAACCCGTCTCCCCCGAAGAGGTCAAGGAACTCGCCCGGCAGGACCACCACTCGATCGGCTGGGAGTGTCTGGAGGTGCTCACCAACGCCGAGGGTGTCCCGGTCGGGCTGGCCCACGTGCCGGCGAACACGGTCCGGGTCCGCAAGCCCCAGGCACAGTTCGACCAGCCGCGCCACCCCGAGGATGGGCGGTTCGTCGACGGCGAGGTCGCCGAGCACGCGAGCCGGGGGTACGTGCAGGTGCGCGACGGCCGCCGGCGCTACTTCGGTCAGTTCGGCGACCGCTACCGTGGCCGTGAGCCCACCATCCAGGGCGGCGAGGGCGACCCGACAGTCACCTACACGAACGACCCGGACGACGACCGCGAGCCGCTGTTCGTCGATCCCGAGTCGGGCGACGTGGCCGTTGGCGACGCGGGCCAGCTGGACAACGGGCCCGCGAACGAACTCATCTTCATCCGCAACCCCTCGCCCATCGAGCAGGACTACGGCGTCCCCGACTGGGTTTCGGCCATCCGGACGATGTCGGCCGACGAGGCGGCGAAAGACTACAACCGCGACTTTTTCGACAACGACACGATCCCGCGGTTCGTCATCAAGGTGATCGGCGGCGAGCTCTCCGAGGAGTCGCGGCGCGACCTCAAGCAGATGCTCGACGGGCTCCGTGAGGAGTCCCACCGCGCCCTCATCTTGGAGGTCGAGAAGTTCCTCGATTCGGAGATCGACGAGGAAGTCGACATCGAACTGGAGCCGCTGGGGCAGGGCATCAGCGAGGAGATGGACTTCCGGGAGTTCCGGAAAAAGAACGAGCACGAGATCGCGAAGGTCCACGAGGTGCCACCGATCCTCATCGGCGTGACTGAGACATCGAACCGGTCGAACTCCGAGGCGCAGGTTCAGGACTTCGCGCGGAACGTCATCGCGCCGGAGCAGCACAAGTTCGCCCAGCGGCTGTACGCCACCATCCACCAGACCGCCCTCGGTGTCGACGACTGGACCATCGAGTACGAGCTGCGCGGCGCCGACCAGCCCGAGCAGGACGCCAAACTGGCTGAGCAACGGGTCCGGTCGATGCGCCTGGCCGGCGTCGGGCTGGTCAACGAGGCGCGCGAAGAGCTCGGCCTCGAACCGTTCCCGGAGGACGACCCGCGAAGCGACATGACGCTCGCCGAGTTCGAGGCCGAGGTGGGCGACGACGGCGGCGGCGAGACCGAGGCCGCCCGCGCCCTCGACGAACCACCCGAAGACCACAAGATCGGCGAGCGGGAGTGGTCAGCAGTCGAGGCCGACCTCGCGACCAAGGACGCCATCGAGACGGCGCAGTTCGACAGCAGCAACCTCGACGAGGGGCTCTACGACTACGACGAACAGGAACTGTACCTCTCGTTCAAGCGCGAGGAAGGCCAGAACAGCCTCTACGCCTACGTCGACGTGCCGGCGACGGAGTGGTCGGGGCTGACCAGCGCGTCGAGTCACGGCTCCTACCACTACGACAGCATCCGGCTGGAGTTCCCGTACATCGAGATCACGAACTTCCACGACCGGCTGCCCGAGGGCCCGGCGCCGGCCGCCGACGAGGTTCCTGACGACGTGCCGTCCGACATCTGA
- a CDS encoding phage terminase large subunit, with protein sequence MATSDAGDQGTPLQPAPQYSVHETQREVLQSDARYRVCRWGRRAGKNVTGAIDVVEYCRRPWASQWGPDDPQKVLVWWVGPTYDQALKHGFEKVKSAVPNAWIASSGRSEPYYIEFVNGARVEFRTFDKPESLQGEGVDRIVLDEADQMREGIWYGDLEPMLLDSRGCALFISKPYRPRSWFHRFYDYGQSADYPEYASWHATSADNPFLAEDPEDKRGTVPPHLFEREYLAELPDDGGQVFRDLDDKLFTGDYEVTVEREHDPSGEFIGELRRSVDAVTTPVAIGADFARSRDYRVTAALDAAGDLAYYHRARNESWDGIEDHLRGVYDTYGGILLPDASRDNKIVADLAGAGVRVSPVSFSPKTKKQLIETLATLVETGELSVPDVEALDQLHLELRQLQEDVSESGYTRYHAPDDGYDDSVDALALAASKFDRISRSASRRASRDDTDTGVSTI encoded by the coding sequence ATGGCGACGAGTGACGCCGGCGACCAGGGCACACCGCTCCAGCCGGCGCCGCAGTACTCCGTCCACGAGACCCAGCGCGAGGTGCTCCAGTCCGACGCCCGCTACCGCGTCTGCCGGTGGGGCCGCCGCGCCGGCAAGAACGTCACCGGCGCCATCGACGTGGTCGAGTACTGCCGGCGGCCCTGGGCGTCGCAGTGGGGGCCGGACGACCCGCAGAAAGTCCTCGTCTGGTGGGTCGGCCCGACCTACGACCAGGCCCTCAAGCACGGCTTCGAGAAGGTCAAGAGCGCGGTCCCCAACGCCTGGATCGCCAGCAGTGGCCGGTCCGAGCCGTACTACATCGAGTTCGTGAACGGGGCCCGCGTCGAGTTCCGCACCTTCGACAAACCGGAGTCCCTGCAGGGCGAGGGCGTCGACCGGATCGTTCTCGACGAGGCCGACCAGATGCGCGAGGGGATCTGGTACGGCGACCTCGAACCGATGCTGCTGGACTCCCGTGGGTGCGCGCTGTTCATCTCGAAGCCCTACCGGCCGCGCTCGTGGTTCCACCGCTTCTACGACTACGGCCAGTCGGCCGACTACCCCGAGTACGCCTCGTGGCACGCCACCAGCGCGGACAACCCGTTCCTCGCCGAGGATCCCGAGGACAAGCGGGGGACCGTCCCGCCGCACCTGTTCGAGCGGGAGTACCTCGCCGAGCTGCCCGACGACGGCGGCCAGGTGTTCCGCGACCTCGACGACAAGCTGTTCACCGGCGACTACGAGGTGACCGTCGAGCGCGAGCACGACCCCAGCGGGGAGTTCATCGGCGAGCTTCGGCGCTCGGTCGACGCCGTCACGACGCCGGTCGCGATCGGTGCCGACTTCGCGCGGTCGCGGGACTACCGCGTCACCGCCGCACTCGACGCCGCCGGCGACCTGGCCTACTACCACCGTGCTCGCAACGAGTCCTGGGACGGGATCGAGGACCACCTCCGCGGCGTTTACGACACCTACGGCGGGATCCTCCTGCCCGACGCCTCCCGCGACAACAAGATCGTCGCCGACCTCGCCGGCGCCGGCGTCCGGGTCTCCCCGGTGTCGTTCAGCCCGAAGACCAAGAAGCAGCTCATCGAGACACTGGCGACGCTCGTCGAGACGGGCGAGCTGTCGGTCCCCGACGTGGAGGCGCTCGACCAGCTCCACCTCGAACTTCGGCAACTACAGGAGGATGTCTCGGAGTCGGGCTACACGCGGTACCACGCCCCCGACGACGGGTACGACGACAGCGTCGATGCGCTGGCGCTGGCGGCCTCGAAGTTCGACCGCATCAGCCGGTCGGCCAGCCGGCGGGCGTCACGCGATGACACTGATACTGGAGTGAGCACGATATGA
- a CDS encoding helix-turn-helix domain-containing protein, giving the protein MTDQSDHTDDVQIEGEVLTAYELADRLLSDRVVAATLAAQGPATYQEISDATGIPTRTVKDAVRRLREDDLATTEKDPTNPRGTRHRLTLWAER; this is encoded by the coding sequence ATGACCGACCAGTCGGACCACACCGACGACGTGCAGATCGAGGGCGAGGTCCTGACGGCCTACGAGCTGGCCGACCGACTCCTCTCCGACCGCGTCGTCGCGGCGACGCTGGCCGCGCAGGGCCCGGCGACCTATCAGGAGATCTCGGACGCGACGGGCATCCCCACGCGAACGGTCAAGGACGCCGTCCGCCGCCTCCGAGAGGACGACCTCGCCACGACTGAAAAGGATCCGACCAATCCCCGGGGCACACGCCACCGGCTGACCCTGTGGGCCGAGCGGTGA
- a CDS encoding DNA cytosine methyltransferase — protein MADDVTSTGDTDRICLDLFAGLGGFSAAFQDADGWEVVTVDLEDRFDPDIQANVLEVTPADLPDADVILAGHPCDVFSKAAAWQNHWDENGNPQTEKSRRHLTMLYHTLGLIKAIAPEYWFLENPEGHMRRFLGEPTGSVTYCQYGEKYRKPTDLWGKHPPGMAYRRCSNGDDCHLSKGSREEAGCGNHPAQALPRDPAERAKVPRELSESILKAVEGRAEQQTLFAAAGGGNDRSLHTDTEQSEGSE, from the coding sequence ATGGCGGACGACGTTACATCCACGGGCGATACTGACCGAATCTGCCTCGATCTGTTCGCTGGTCTTGGCGGGTTCTCTGCGGCCTTCCAAGACGCCGACGGCTGGGAGGTCGTCACTGTCGACTTGGAAGACCGATTCGACCCGGACATCCAGGCGAACGTATTGGAGGTCACCCCGGCAGACCTGCCAGACGCGGACGTGATCCTCGCAGGACACCCCTGCGACGTGTTCAGCAAGGCAGCCGCGTGGCAGAACCACTGGGACGAGAACGGAAACCCGCAGACGGAGAAATCGCGTCGGCATCTGACGATGCTATACCACACGCTTGGGCTCATCAAGGCGATCGCGCCCGAGTACTGGTTCCTCGAAAATCCCGAGGGGCATATGCGGCGGTTCCTCGGCGAGCCGACTGGATCGGTGACCTACTGCCAGTACGGCGAGAAGTACCGCAAGCCGACCGACCTGTGGGGAAAACACCCGCCCGGGATGGCCTATCGTCGCTGCTCAAACGGCGACGACTGCCATCTGTCGAAGGGGAGCCGCGAAGAGGCAGGTTGTGGTAACCACCCGGCCCAAGCACTTCCACGCGACCCGGCAGAGAGGGCGAAGGTTCCGCGGGAGCTCTCGGAGTCGATCCTCAAAGCTGTCGAAGGCCGGGCAGAACAGCAGACTTTATTCGCGGCCGCAGGCGGTGGAAACGACCGGTCACTACACACGGATACTGAACAGTCGGAGGGGTCGGAGTGA
- a CDS encoding minichromosome maintenance protein MCM, giving the protein MATNASHDTADSPELVELFLDLYRDYYRDEVGTLAQRYPQEQQALNIDYHDIFRLDPDLADDYLAHPEEVREYAEDALVRYDLPVDVDLSGAHVRVHNLPADKTHFPGEFSPTDAGGKYRTIRGDVLVSTDTYSKVQRAAFECKRCGTLTHIPQTDGDFQEPHECSGCERQGPFRINHDKSEFIDGETIQLQTPPEVATGTGRTLQVFVEGDLTDRVEMGDRVAISGVVHLNQQSEGRNKMTGKFEPYLEGHHIEIEEATQADLDIDADMRARVDELASGAEGDPLTVAAESFATDVYGYETEKKALILAVVGGATNTPGIRGKFHVLLIGDPSTSKSQLINATNVLAVRSIAVSGQQSSSAGLVSTATQGEFSDGRWTLSPGAFVKANEGVVTIDELDDMAPEDRKAMLEPMANQKVSVSKAGINATLSTQTAVTAAANPKYSRFDPYEPLDEQFGFDSNLLSRFDLVFTFKDRPDETNDGEVADHVTQYRDAKVRQHRGEEIPPAQQETIDRPVDDETLRTWLALANRQPDPVYESDAVREQLRDSFVTLRGANGYSEDAEVPVTFRKLPGVERVARAHAKLEFSPVITERHAKAAMNLVGESMNDYQKTEDGTLDADISETGESKDQRDRKKALVSYIQDLQAEHDGEAPREAVVEAMAEEGYEADCVENDIQTLLNEGQAIEPSGPGSLKYIGGY; this is encoded by the coding sequence ATGGCAACCAACGCATCACACGACACGGCGGACAGCCCCGAACTGGTCGAGTTGTTCCTCGACCTCTACCGGGACTACTACCGGGACGAGGTCGGGACGCTCGCCCAGCGGTACCCGCAGGAACAGCAGGCGCTGAACATCGACTACCACGACATCTTCCGGCTCGACCCGGACCTGGCGGACGACTACCTCGCCCACCCCGAGGAAGTCCGCGAGTACGCCGAGGACGCGCTCGTGCGGTACGACCTCCCGGTGGATGTCGACCTCTCGGGCGCACACGTCCGCGTCCACAACCTCCCGGCCGACAAGACGCACTTCCCGGGGGAGTTCTCGCCGACCGACGCCGGCGGCAAGTACCGGACGATCCGCGGGGACGTGCTCGTCTCAACGGACACCTACTCGAAGGTCCAGCGGGCGGCTTTCGAGTGCAAGCGCTGCGGGACGCTGACCCACATCCCGCAGACGGACGGCGATTTTCAGGAACCCCACGAGTGCTCGGGCTGTGAGCGCCAGGGTCCATTCCGCATCAACCACGACAAGTCGGAGTTCATCGACGGCGAGACGATCCAGCTGCAGACGCCCCCGGAGGTCGCGACGGGCACCGGCCGGACGCTGCAGGTGTTCGTCGAGGGCGACCTCACCGACCGCGTCGAGATGGGCGACCGGGTCGCGATCTCCGGCGTGGTCCACCTCAACCAGCAGTCGGAGGGGCGCAACAAGATGACCGGCAAGTTCGAGCCCTACCTGGAGGGGCACCACATCGAGATCGAGGAGGCCACGCAAGCCGACCTCGATATCGACGCGGACATGCGGGCCCGCGTCGACGAGCTGGCCAGCGGCGCGGAGGGCGACCCGCTGACGGTCGCCGCGGAGTCGTTCGCGACGGACGTGTACGGCTACGAGACGGAAAAGAAGGCGCTCATCCTGGCGGTCGTCGGTGGTGCCACCAACACGCCGGGGATCCGCGGGAAGTTCCACGTCCTGCTCATCGGCGACCCGTCGACCTCGAAGTCCCAGCTCATCAACGCCACGAACGTGCTGGCGGTCCGGTCGATCGCCGTCTCCGGGCAGCAGTCCTCGTCGGCGGGGCTGGTCTCGACGGCGACCCAGGGCGAGTTCTCCGACGGGCGCTGGACGCTGTCGCCGGGGGCGTTCGTGAAAGCGAACGAGGGCGTCGTCACGATCGACGAACTCGACGACATGGCGCCGGAGGACCGCAAGGCGATGCTGGAGCCGATGGCCAACCAGAAGGTGAGCGTCTCGAAGGCGGGGATCAACGCCACGCTGTCCACGCAGACGGCGGTGACGGCGGCTGCGAACCCGAAGTACTCGCGGTTCGACCCGTACGAGCCGCTCGACGAACAGTTCGGCTTCGACTCGAACCTGCTGTCGCGGTTCGACCTCGTGTTCACGTTCAAGGACCGGCCCGACGAGACCAACGACGGCGAGGTCGCCGACCACGTCACGCAGTATCGCGACGCGAAGGTGCGCCAACACCGCGGCGAGGAGATCCCGCCGGCCCAGCAGGAGACAATCGACCGGCCCGTCGACGACGAGACGCTGCGGACGTGGCTGGCGCTGGCGAACCGCCAGCCCGACCCCGTCTACGAGAGTGACGCCGTCCGGGAGCAGCTCCGGGACAGTTTCGTGACGCTCCGCGGAGCGAACGGGTACAGCGAAGATGCGGAGGTGCCGGTGACGTTCCGGAAGCTGCCCGGCGTCGAGCGGGTGGCCCGCGCCCACGCGAAACTGGAGTTCTCGCCGGTCATCACCGAGCGTCACGCCAAGGCGGCGATGAACCTCGTCGGCGAGTCGATGAACGACTACCAAAAGACCGAGGACGGGACGCTCGACGCGGACATCTCCGAGACGGGCGAGTCGAAAGACCAGCGCGACCGCAAGAAAGCGCTCGTCTCGTACATCCAGGACCTGCAGGCGGAACACGACGGCGAGGCGCCCCGGGAGGCGGTCGTCGAGGCGATGGCCGAGGAGGGCTACGAGGCGGACTGCGTCGAGAACGACATCCAGACGCTGCTCAACGAGGGCCAGGCGATCGAGCCGTCTGGCCCCGGCTCGCTGAAGTACATCGGGGGGTACTGA
- a CDS encoding DUF6884 domain-containing protein has product MSEDGFTDVAAPSAGGPDNDDPLLADVPAIFDEGTFVLVGCGAAKRDPDDALDVHEAVVGPDETVGPSWSDETGPAWRAKDLYTSTYFGVKRDFAEMATQWARQRDGWAWSILSAEHYILPPWEPVKPYDTTIDDLGDDHTNDDHLTDFPYQRRPDGQPLVTELDKWVYMVAVGLQRWLTMFDGIASPHGGGTLRNLIVLAGKDYVEPLRERGAFDGLGNIREGCQRIQVEPTFLFEEIDADGIGEQMAWMSDAMSQVEGRGTETEQVTLGEVGSDD; this is encoded by the coding sequence ATGTCTGAGGACGGGTTCACCGACGTTGCCGCCCCGTCCGCCGGCGGCCCGGACAACGACGACCCGCTGCTCGCGGACGTGCCCGCGATCTTCGATGAGGGAACGTTCGTCCTCGTCGGCTGCGGCGCCGCGAAGCGCGACCCCGACGACGCGCTCGACGTGCACGAGGCAGTCGTCGGTCCTGACGAGACCGTCGGCCCCAGCTGGTCCGACGAGACCGGGCCGGCATGGAGGGCGAAGGACCTCTACACGAGCACCTACTTCGGCGTCAAGCGGGACTTCGCGGAGATGGCAACCCAGTGGGCTCGCCAGCGCGACGGCTGGGCGTGGTCGATCCTCTCGGCCGAACACTACATCCTCCCACCGTGGGAGCCGGTCAAACCCTACGACACGACTATTGACGACCTCGGCGACGATCACACCAACGACGACCACCTCACCGACTTCCCGTACCAGCGCCGGCCGGACGGTCAGCCGCTCGTCACCGAGCTGGACAAGTGGGTCTACATGGTCGCCGTTGGCCTCCAGCGCTGGCTGACCATGTTCGACGGCATCGCGTCACCGCACGGGGGTGGGACGCTGCGGAACCTCATCGTCCTCGCCGGCAAGGACTACGTCGAGCCGCTTCGGGAGCGCGGCGCCTTTGACGGCCTCGGGAACATCCGCGAGGGCTGCCAGCGGATCCAGGTCGAACCGACGTTCCTGTTCGAGGAGATCGACGCCGACGGCATCGGCGAGCAGATGGCCTGGATGTCCGACGCGATGAGCCAGGTCGAGGGACGCGGCACCGAGACCGAGCAGGTCACCCTCGGGGAGGTCGGTAGCGATGACTGA
- a CDS encoding Sec-independent protein translocase subunit TatA/TatB, protein MMDTLIPLFPVGGMPGGTELIVILLIAVLLFGANKIPKLARSTGQAMGEFQKGREQVEQELEEMKEGATIDDDGNIVDEDGEILKTEAERETEGAIDSSDSSSSSN, encoded by the coding sequence ATGATGGACACACTCATCCCCCTGTTCCCCGTCGGGGGTATGCCGGGCGGGACGGAACTGATCGTGATCCTGTTGATCGCCGTGTTGCTGTTCGGCGCCAACAAGATCCCGAAGCTCGCGCGGTCGACCGGCCAGGCCATGGGCGAGTTCCAGAAGGGTCGCGAGCAGGTCGAGCAGGAGCTCGAGGAGATGAAAGAGGGCGCGACCATCGACGACGACGGCAACATCGTCGACGAGGACGGCGAGATCCTCAAGACCGAGGCCGAGCGCGAGACTGAGGGCGCGATCGACTCCTCGGACTCGTCGTCGTCGAGCAACTGA
- a CDS encoding UPF0058 family protein: MHKDELLELHAQMLTIKDYFAGLEDVDETLFDAYEELDVTPEDVHKSKSEHKHAVFVLGNALATAMSEDEFSDAGRVGKRMKELAEDAEKKL; encoded by the coding sequence ATGCACAAGGACGAGCTCCTCGAACTCCACGCGCAGATGCTCACGATCAAGGACTACTTCGCCGGGCTCGAAGACGTCGACGAGACGCTGTTCGACGCCTACGAGGAACTCGACGTGACCCCCGAGGACGTCCACAAGTCCAAGAGCGAGCACAAACACGCCGTGTTCGTCCTCGGCAACGCCCTCGCGACCGCCATGAGCGAGGACGAGTTCTCCGACGCCGGCCGCGTCGGCAAGCGCATGAAGGAACTCGCCGAGGACGCCGAGAAGAAGCTCTGA
- a CDS encoding ribbon-helix-helix domain-containing protein yields MPKVDLTIPEHLEMRIAQLVEQGEFLNREEAIEDLLSTGLKAYKTSGPMDDDDEAGSGYEDDGMMGHEDEYVF; encoded by the coding sequence ATGCCCAAGGTAGACCTCACGATCCCCGAACACCTCGAGATGCGTATCGCCCAGCTCGTCGAGCAGGGCGAGTTCCTCAACCGGGAGGAGGCCATCGAGGACCTGCTCTCGACGGGGCTGAAGGCGTACAAGACGAGCGGCCCGATGGACGACGACGACGAGGCGGGGAGCGGCTACGAGGACGACGGCATGATGGGCCACGAGGACGAGTACGTTTTCTGA
- a CDS encoding isochorismate synthase — protein sequence MELPRGDESSVEPDETTIATRGREVEGVAVGTVLGELPRPTVAWSEGGQRVAAGGSAATITADGPDRFDRVRRAGESLFAGRTVAADLPRAARPRLFGGFAFHEGDKDSGDSPWDGFPDAQFVLPAVQVVRTDEDSTWVVATATGPSAAAEAEARLEEWTDRVEALDDAPPESGPGIERRTFTPDDAGWRRQVEAAVERIRRGTLRKVVLAGALTVDLRDELSIPGVYERLSATYPDCFRFLVAPEGGGQFFGATPERLISRDGRTVRTEALAGSTGRGDTPEEDEWLASELQDSEKDRHEHDLVVEAIKTQLDPYATSISTGDRTVRRLATVQHLQTPVTAELAEDDHVLSLVEALHPTPAVGGLPPDEALETIKETEAFDRGWYASPVGWFDAEGDGTFAVAIRSAVAAGRRATLFAGNGIVGDSDPDREWDEVQLKYRPVLDALE from the coding sequence ATGGAACTTCCCCGTGGTGACGAGTCGTCGGTCGAACCCGACGAGACGACCATCGCGACGCGCGGGCGCGAGGTGGAAGGCGTCGCGGTCGGGACCGTGCTGGGCGAACTCCCGCGGCCGACGGTCGCCTGGTCGGAGGGCGGTCAGCGGGTCGCCGCCGGCGGGTCGGCGGCGACGATCACGGCCGACGGCCCCGACCGGTTCGACCGCGTCCGGCGCGCCGGCGAGTCGCTGTTCGCCGGCCGCACCGTCGCCGCCGACCTGCCCCGGGCCGCACGGCCGCGCCTGTTCGGCGGCTTCGCGTTCCACGAGGGCGACAAGGACTCGGGGGACTCGCCGTGGGACGGCTTCCCCGACGCGCAGTTCGTGCTCCCGGCCGTCCAGGTCGTCCGGACCGACGAGGACTCGACCTGGGTCGTCGCGACCGCCACCGGGCCGTCGGCGGCCGCCGAGGCCGAAGCGCGGCTCGAGGAGTGGACCGACCGGGTCGAGGCCCTCGACGACGCGCCCCCCGAATCCGGACCCGGTATCGAACGCCGCACGTTCACGCCCGACGACGCCGGCTGGCGCCGGCAGGTCGAGGCGGCCGTCGAGCGCATCCGCCGCGGGACGCTCCGGAAGGTCGTCCTCGCGGGGGCGCTGACCGTCGACCTGCGCGACGAGCTGTCGATCCCCGGCGTGTACGAACGGCTCTCGGCGACCTACCCCGACTGTTTCCGCTTCCTCGTCGCGCCCGAGGGCGGCGGCCAGTTCTTCGGCGCGACGCCCGAGCGGCTGATCAGCAGGGACGGCCGGACCGTCCGGACGGAGGCGCTGGCCGGGTCGACCGGCCGGGGCGACACGCCCGAGGAGGACGAGTGGCTCGCCAGCGAGCTGCAGGACAGCGAGAAGGACCGCCACGAGCACGACCTCGTCGTCGAGGCGATCAAGACGCAACTGGACCCCTACGCCACGTCGATCTCGACGGGCGACCGGACGGTGCGCCGGCTGGCGACGGTCCAGCACCTCCAGACGCCGGTGACGGCCGAACTCGCCGAGGACGACCACGTCCTCTCGCTGGTCGAGGCGCTGCACCCGACGCCGGCCGTCGGCGGCCTCCCGCCCGACGAGGCGCTGGAGACGATCAAGGAGACCGAGGCGTTCGACCGCGGCTGGTACGCCTCGCCGGTCGGGTGGTTCGACGCCGAGGGCGACGGCACGTTCGCGGTCGCCATCCGCTCGGCGGTCGCGGCCGGCCGACGGGCGACGCTGTTCGCCGGTAACGGCATCGTCGGCGACAGCGACCCCGACCGCGAGTGGGACGAGGTACAGCTGAAGTACCGACCGGTCCTCGACGCGCTCGAATGA